The proteins below are encoded in one region of Helianthus annuus cultivar XRQ/B chromosome 2, HanXRQr2.0-SUNRISE, whole genome shotgun sequence:
- the LOC110895313 gene encoding glutamic acid-rich protein-like → MRVKKLENENKELVKKIDADQSEIDILKVRVAELEEEKTRRDEQNEYFKLKNKELEAAKKSRDHEFYMLSKVVESMLGTSVEQKFEELQVEEIRVQRQAEIDKQMKDKGKGAEGSSAVIERSIVPSMVAENPEPISSISSVFEEETPLYELTGNDDEDDDDEEDDEDEKVFSASSHDSDDDDDDATGGTGVKVTEASTEKIVDDLLNDSVNEESGGADGKGESSEAQIVKHTERLILGLDTYREMMHTVNPDFNVDLEEELNDFDIN, encoded by the coding sequence ATGCGTGTGAAGAAGTTGGAGAATGAAAATAAAgagttggtgaaaaagattgaCGCTGATCAATCTGAGATAGATATCTTAAAAGTACGAGTTGCTGAACTCGAAGAAGAAAAGACTCGAAGAGATGAACAAAATGAATACttcaagttgaagaacaaagAATTAGAAGCAGCTAAAAAATCAAGAGATCACGAGTTCTATATGTTGAGCAAAGTAGTTGAAAGCATGCTTGGAACATCCGTAGAGCAAAAATTTGAAGAGCTGCAAGTTGAGGAGATCAGAGTACAACGTCAAGCAGAAATAGATAAACAAATGAAAGATAAAGGTAAAGGCGCTGAGGGAAGTTCTGCAGTGATAGAGAGATCAATAGTACCTTCTATGGTTGCTGAAAATCCTGAGCCGATATCTTCTATCTCTAGtgtatttgaagaagaaactcctcttTATGAATTAACGGGTaacgatgatgaagatgatgatgacgaggaagatgatgaagatgagaaagTGTTTTCTGCGAGCAGTCATGATTCcgacgatgatgatgacgatgctacaGGTGGTACAGGTGTAAAAGTTACTGAAGCTTCCACTGAGAAAATAGTTGATGATTTGTTAAATGATTCAGTGAATGAAGAATCAGGGGGAGCAGatggaaagggggagtctagtGAAGCTCAGATTGTTAAACATACTGAGAGGTTAATTCTGGGATTGGATACTTACAGAGAAATGATGCATACAGTGAATCCTGACTTCAACGTCGATCTTGAAGAAGAATTGAATGATTTTGACATCAATTAA
- the LOC110895305 gene encoding neurofilament medium polypeptide-like, producing the protein MWSHYTQKYPDGVEAALNLKLRSIEDELPENIDVTFSSSDTDNESQVIKTVVDQVLDEESEKSEKAQSEKVVSNSEDEGNFLDQYILKSVFKPKEKLNEIFVVGPSVDDEKDYIFSQKAVDDFNAAKKLKEESVKSTFVEYDKRVCYRCSEIGHMAKQCQKVIEKLVQKSVVKPSVQKPIVVKPVQKQTVSKPTVPKSNVQKPRPKSPTDTKGKKPMASPIRILKRGESLKSEDKPKSIFEIGESSNTRKT; encoded by the exons ATGTGGAGTCActatacacagaaatatccagatggggtggaagctgctttgaaTCTCAAATTGAGATCGATCGAGGATGAGTTGCCGGAAAACATAGATGTCACATTCTCCTCATCCGATACAGACAACgaatctcaggttatcaaaactgttgtcgatcaggtgttggatgaggagAGTGAGAAATCTGAAAAGGCTCAATCTGAGAAGGTTGTTAGCAATTCTGAAGATGAAGGGAATTTCTTAGATCAATATATACTGAAATCG GTGTTTAAGCCGAAAGAAAAGTTGAATGAAATTTTTGTGGTTGGTCCAAGTGTTGACGATGAGAAAGAttatatctttagtcaaaaggctgtggacgatttcaatgcagcaaagAAGTTAAAAGAAGAGTCAGTCAAATCTACTTTTGTTGAATATGACAAAAGGGTGTGTTACCGCTGTAGTGAAATTGGACACATGGCTAAACAGTGTCAGAAAGTGATTGAGAAACTGGTTCAAAAATCTGTTGtaaaaccaagtgttcaaaaacCTATTGTTGTAAAACCGGTTCAAAAGCAAACTGTTTCTAAACCAACTGTTCCAAAGTCAAATGTTCAAAAACCTAGACCTAAATCTCCGACTGATACAAAAGGCAAAAAACCGATGGCTTCTCCGATCCGTATTTTGAAGagaggtgaatctttgaagtcggaggataagccgaaatcgattTTCGAGATTGGCGAATCTTCTAATACTCGAAAGACTTAA